In Aquiflexum balticum DSM 16537, a single genomic region encodes these proteins:
- a CDS encoding GNAT family N-acetyltransferase, with translation MEILNLEKIEGDSKRVEDMLFLLDEFYIPTISSIVSIPHYAKKLLEKAHVYIPKVGNQDCGVLAFYMNDNISKTAFISSIGLLPAYQGKGLALLMLEFFESTCKKNYFNQLQLEVHQSNTKAIKFYKKFGFVPVEDRGLFILMKKEINCDG, from the coding sequence ATGGAAATATTAAACCTTGAAAAAATTGAAGGGGATTCAAAAAGAGTGGAAGATATGTTATTTCTTCTCGACGAATTTTATATTCCTACCATCAGCAGTATTGTCAGTATCCCTCATTATGCGAAAAAACTCCTAGAGAAAGCACATGTTTATATACCCAAAGTCGGTAATCAAGATTGTGGGGTATTGGCATTTTATATGAATGATAATATTTCAAAAACCGCTTTTATTTCTTCCATTGGGCTATTACCGGCATATCAGGGAAAGGGGTTAGCGCTTTTGATGCTGGAATTTTTTGAATCAACATGTAAAAAGAACTATTTCAATCAGCTTCAACTTGAAGTTCATCAATCTAATACCAAGGCAATTAAATTTTATAAAAAGTTCGGGTTTGTACCGGTTGAAGACAGAGGTCTTTTTATCCTTATGAAGAAAGAAATCAATTGTGATGGATAG
- a CDS encoding WbqC family protein has translation MKNITAIMQPYFFPYLGYFQLINASDIFILLDDVQYIRHGWVNRNRVLKPEGEWQYIIVPIKEISRDTLIRDVQIDESKDWKGLILRQMAHYKKKAPFYKETIDLVDECFQINQNSLSLFNFETVKLISAYLEIKTNMLVSSQMDLDYSSISVAGEWGLEICHQLEAEQYINPIGGKALFDPIKFQQKGIDLKFHLIDDIKYKVGWKNNFVPNLSIIDVLMFNSLEKVNEMLHDFKLL, from the coding sequence ATGAAAAATATAACTGCGATCATGCAGCCCTACTTTTTCCCTTATTTAGGATATTTCCAATTGATTAACGCATCTGATATTTTTATTTTATTGGATGATGTACAGTATATCCGTCATGGTTGGGTGAATAGAAACCGGGTTTTGAAACCGGAGGGGGAATGGCAATATATCATAGTACCCATTAAAGAGATTTCACGGGATACACTTATTCGGGATGTACAGATTGATGAATCAAAGGATTGGAAAGGTTTAATTTTGAGGCAAATGGCGCACTATAAAAAAAAGGCGCCATTTTATAAAGAGACCATTGACTTGGTAGATGAATGCTTTCAGATAAATCAGAATTCCTTGAGTCTGTTCAATTTCGAAACCGTCAAACTGATTTCAGCTTATCTGGAAATAAAAACCAATATGTTGGTTTCTTCACAAATGGATTTAGACTATTCAAGTATTTCGGTTGCAGGGGAGTGGGGCTTGGAAATCTGTCATCAATTGGAAGCTGAACAATATATCAATCCAATTGGTGGTAAAGCATTGTTTGATCCAATTAAATTCCAGCAGAAGGGCATTGACCTAAAGTTTCATTTGATAGATGACATCAAATACAAGGTCGGATGGAAAAATAATTTTGTACCTAACCTTTCGATCATTGATGTGCTGATGTTCAACTCCTTGGAAAAGGTAAATGAGATGCTCCATGATTTTAAGTTACTTTAG
- a CDS encoding glycosyltransferase family 2 protein has translation MITYSHGLFLEEAINGVLSQQTDADLELLISDDNSSDDTEKIVRGFLENHPKGNVIRYVKHSENLGMSGNFAWTLQNCSGKYIAYCEGDDYWIDPLKIQKQIDFLKNNSDYGFCWTRSKIYNNNSSITQDDPNSKYLVEGNDFGFDFTFENLKNGWYMVMQSLFFESDMIEDLRAHRFKFFRDIYLIVHLLNKKKGYCLNFFGSVYRVHDSGAYSGQSNLNRAISGYQVYKELFEFHQDNKVIFHKYKSFTNQIIYESMKLKKFNLGLSKTIELVGFTHSPKYLLNYFILFFSNLFSK, from the coding sequence ATGATTACATATAGTCATGGCTTATTTTTAGAAGAAGCGATCAATGGGGTATTGTCCCAACAAACAGATGCTGATCTTGAACTCTTGATTTCGGATGATAATTCTTCAGATGATACTGAGAAAATCGTCAGAGGATTCTTGGAGAATCATCCCAAAGGAAATGTTATCAGGTATGTAAAACATAGTGAGAATTTGGGTATGTCGGGCAATTTTGCATGGACTCTTCAAAATTGTAGCGGTAAATACATAGCCTATTGCGAAGGAGATGATTATTGGATTGACCCCTTAAAAATTCAAAAACAGATTGATTTCCTTAAAAACAATTCTGACTATGGGTTTTGTTGGACCCGATCCAAAATATACAACAACAATAGTTCAATTACACAAGATGACCCCAATTCAAAATATCTGGTAGAGGGAAATGATTTTGGGTTTGATTTTACTTTCGAAAATCTAAAAAATGGGTGGTACATGGTTATGCAGTCTCTTTTTTTTGAAAGTGACATGATTGAGGATTTACGAGCACATCGATTTAAATTTTTTAGAGATATCTATCTGATCGTTCATCTGTTGAATAAAAAGAAAGGGTATTGTTTGAATTTTTTCGGTTCAGTATACCGTGTTCATGATTCAGGTGCCTATTCAGGACAATCTAATTTGAATAGGGCTATTTCTGGTTACCAGGTTTACAAAGAATTATTTGAATTTCATCAGGACAACAAAGTGATATTTCATAAATACAAGAGCTTCACCAATCAAATAATATATGAATCCATGAAGCTAAAAAAATTCAATTTGGGATTAAGTAAAACCATAGAACTTGTTGGGTTTACCCATTCGCCAAAATATTTATTAAATTATTTTATTCTGTTTTTTTCAAATCTTTTCTCAAAATGA
- a CDS encoding acetyltransferase gives MIVAGAGGHALELLDILISEGKDQNLYFYDDINDLMLFKNNYPVIQKKEDLNQILSIDSEFLLGTGNPKTRNYFYNLFKQMGGIHISIKGKGIAFSNFSKSYEADIFNLCFIGADTEIGKGTLINTGAQVHHEVKIGEFCDINPGAVLLGKCEIGDLSNIGANSTILPKISIGKNVIVGAGSVVTKNVPDDCIVVGVPARIIEKFE, from the coding sequence ATGATTGTAGCAGGCGCAGGTGGGCATGCCTTGGAATTATTGGATATCTTGATTTCCGAAGGGAAGGATCAGAATTTATATTTTTATGATGACATCAATGATTTAATGTTATTCAAAAACAATTATCCTGTTATTCAAAAGAAAGAAGATTTAAATCAAATTTTAAGTATAGATTCTGAATTTTTATTGGGTACAGGTAATCCCAAGACCAGGAATTATTTCTATAATCTTTTCAAACAAATGGGAGGAATCCATATTTCCATCAAAGGTAAGGGGATTGCTTTCAGTAATTTTTCAAAGAGTTATGAAGCGGATATATTTAACCTGTGTTTTATTGGTGCAGATACTGAGATTGGAAAAGGCACATTGATCAATACAGGAGCGCAAGTTCACCATGAGGTCAAGATTGGAGAATTTTGTGACATTAATCCTGGTGCTGTTTTGTTGGGAAAATGTGAGATTGGTGATCTGTCCAATATAGGAGCGAATTCCACCATCTTACCAAAGATCTCTATTGGAAAAAATGTAATTGTAGGTGCAGGTTCTGTTGTGACAAAGAATGTACCGGATGATTGTATAGTTGTAGGAGTTCCTGCAAGAATTATTGAAAAATTTGAATAG
- a CDS encoding glycosyltransferase family 4 protein: protein MKEDRKHILFVCSWLNHKNNVGSFFIEQAKIFESDYEITMLNFKPFGLIDFLKNIFFFNTEFYDKDLNKPYIIYVTHFDTKIFGRYFSDYLKKKVVSKVYHLIKSRRKKVDLIHTQSLFNSFEYVMIFNKLFKLKYLLTEHNQLSFFNKPKDIKQKVINFLDNSSYNLVVSNDKIRQFYTNGLFYDFWNVGNMVNEKLFYYKFNEKSDNIFRIITIGAYSKVKDQTTILKALKIFEKKIGSRKTTFTWIGYNSWGIDKNKEVNKLIESFGFSKIEFILIPVLSRIEIQRYLQESNVFLFSSIVEGMPVSVLEALACGVPVISTNCGGVDELIDSENGKIIPLFDFEKMEVFLEKIFQGEIKFEKNNISKKIHNFYGTQEFKIRVESFYKKALNK, encoded by the coding sequence GTGAAAGAAGATAGAAAACACATTCTTTTTGTTTGTTCTTGGCTTAATCATAAAAATAATGTTGGAAGTTTTTTTATAGAACAGGCAAAAATATTTGAGTCTGATTACGAAATCACTATGCTCAATTTTAAACCTTTTGGATTAATCGATTTTCTTAAAAATATTTTTTTTTTCAATACAGAATTTTATGATAAAGATTTGAATAAACCTTATATTATTTATGTGACACATTTTGACACCAAAATTTTCGGAAGATATTTTTCGGATTACCTAAAAAAGAAAGTTGTTTCTAAAGTTTATCATCTTATAAAATCAAGAAGAAAAAAAGTTGATTTAATACATACACAGAGCTTATTCAATTCATTTGAGTATGTTATGATTTTTAATAAATTGTTTAAACTAAAATATTTGCTTACCGAGCATAACCAATTATCTTTTTTTAATAAACCAAAGGATATTAAACAAAAGGTCATAAATTTTTTAGATAATTCATCTTATAATTTGGTCGTTAGTAATGATAAAATTAGGCAATTTTACACTAACGGCTTGTTTTATGATTTTTGGAATGTAGGCAATATGGTAAATGAAAAATTATTTTATTATAAATTTAATGAGAAAAGTGATAATATATTTAGAATTATAACAATAGGAGCTTACTCCAAGGTTAAAGATCAAACAACAATTTTGAAAGCATTAAAGATTTTCGAAAAAAAAATTGGTAGTAGAAAAACCACATTTACTTGGATTGGATATAATTCCTGGGGTATAGATAAAAATAAAGAGGTTAATAAATTGATTGAATCTTTTGGTTTCTCTAAAATTGAATTTATTTTAATTCCAGTTTTATCAAGAATTGAAATTCAGAGATATTTACAAGAATCAAATGTTTTTCTTTTTTCAAGTATTGTAGAAGGAATGCCAGTTTCGGTTCTTGAAGCGTTGGCTTGTGGAGTGCCGGTTATCTCAACAAATTGTGGTGGAGTTGATGAGTTGATAGATTCTGAAAATGGGAAAATTATTCCTCTTTTCGATTTTGAGAAAATGGAAGTTTTTTTAGAGAAAATTTTTCAAGGGGAAATTAAATTTGAAAAAAATAATATTTCTAAAAAAATTCATAATTTCTATGGGACACAAGAATTCAAAATTAGAGTTGAGTCTTTTTATAAGAAAGCTTTAAATAAGTAA
- a CDS encoding methyltransferase domain-containing protein, translating into MIKRKLKNLKAIIKNRLFKKEIDSFWIQEVMVYKTQNRIQVFDKYLMRKKVLHIGCTDFPIFDPKNNLHIQISNKCKELHGLDIDFEGIEVLKKHFDGKYYTSMAEVSEDYDTVLVPETIEHVENIKKFLNEMEKINARNYIISAPNCFNSHFKHGFLNKKNNIFREIIHPDHNCWFSPYTLKNVIEKYTNLKVKEIHLSNYNLMVICICERR; encoded by the coding sequence ATGATTAAAAGAAAATTAAAAAACCTTAAGGCTATAATTAAAAACAGGCTTTTTAAAAAGGAAATTGATTCATTTTGGATTCAAGAGGTGATGGTATATAAAACTCAAAACAGGATTCAAGTATTTGACAAATATTTAATGCGAAAAAAGGTGTTACACATTGGTTGTACTGATTTTCCGATTTTCGACCCAAAAAACAATCTTCATATTCAAATTTCAAATAAATGTAAAGAATTACATGGATTAGATATTGATTTTGAAGGTATAGAAGTTTTGAAAAAACATTTTGATGGAAAGTATTATACATCAATGGCAGAAGTTTCTGAGGATTATGACACTGTTTTAGTACCTGAAACTATTGAGCATGTAGAGAATATTAAAAAATTTCTAAATGAAATGGAAAAAATTAATGCTAGGAATTATATCATTTCTGCCCCTAATTGTTTCAATTCCCATTTTAAACATGGATTTTTAAATAAAAAAAACAATATCTTTAGAGAAATTATTCATCCAGACCATAATTGTTGGTTTAGTCCTTATACTCTTAAAAATGTAATTGAAAAATATACAAATCTTAAGGTTAAAGAAATTCATCTATCAAATTATAATTTAATGGTCATCTGCATTTGTGAAAGAAGATAG
- a CDS encoding ABC transporter ATP-binding protein: MKRIINHIKGYFTHFSFFYDHLRYRLFLTMGLNISVGLLDGFGLVMFLPLLQMVDGNETGSSEDLGGLGFIVDGIENLGFQINLKTVLIFILVFFSLKGVARFIESYYRIIVQNYFIKILRIKSINYLKNFRYKAFVESDSGRIQNTLSGEINRVSGAANSYFMALQGGVMVIVYSVLAFMANPQFALMVFIGGIISNSVFKFINRATIEGSRKVTQEGHDFQGLLMQKITFFKYLKATGLIEIYSKKLEEIVENINTSNIKMGYYGSIMVATREPLVMAIVVSVILIQTLVFGQNIALIILSLLFFYRALTFLMSLQSFYNSFLTNAGALENLQSFLNELLEQKELPQGLKEIVFQDTIHLENVSFSYKELPVLKNIDLSIHKNQTVAFVGESGSGKTTLVNLICGLIAPTEGELKIDGIPIPKINLSSYQYKIGYITQEPVIFSDTVYNNVTFWAVKTPENLEKFWSVLKNASISDFVKELPEGEDSQLGSNGILVSGGQKQRISIARELYKDIDILIMDEATSALDSDTEKIIQDNIEMLKGKLTILIVAHRLATIKNADKIVLISKGELKAIADFENLVKQSSLFKKMVELQEF, from the coding sequence ATGAAAAGAATAATAAATCATATTAAGGGCTATTTTACCCATTTTAGTTTTTTCTATGACCACCTCAGGTATAGGCTATTTTTGACCATGGGATTAAATATCAGTGTTGGTCTTTTAGATGGTTTTGGCTTGGTGATGTTTTTGCCCCTTTTACAAATGGTGGATGGGAATGAGACCGGCAGTTCTGAAGATCTTGGGGGATTGGGATTTATAGTAGATGGGATCGAGAATCTTGGTTTCCAGATTAATCTAAAAACCGTTTTGATATTCATTCTTGTCTTTTTCAGTTTAAAGGGAGTTGCACGGTTTATTGAATCTTATTACAGGATAATAGTCCAAAATTATTTTATCAAAATATTAAGAATAAAAAGTATCAATTACCTAAAAAACTTTAGATATAAGGCATTTGTCGAGTCGGACTCAGGTAGAATCCAAAATACGCTTTCAGGGGAAATAAATAGGGTGAGTGGCGCAGCTAATTCTTATTTTATGGCTTTGCAGGGAGGAGTGATGGTCATTGTGTATTCTGTTTTGGCATTTATGGCAAATCCACAATTTGCCCTAATGGTTTTTATTGGAGGTATTATTTCGAATAGTGTATTTAAGTTTATCAATAGGGCCACTATTGAGGGCTCCAGAAAAGTCACCCAGGAGGGACATGATTTTCAGGGATTGTTGATGCAAAAAATAACTTTTTTTAAATATTTAAAGGCAACCGGTCTTATTGAAATCTACTCAAAAAAATTAGAAGAAATTGTAGAAAACATCAATACCAGTAATATTAAGATGGGGTATTATGGCTCAATTATGGTGGCTACAAGAGAACCCCTAGTGATGGCCATCGTGGTTTCTGTGATTCTAATTCAAACCTTGGTTTTCGGACAAAATATCGCATTGATTATTCTAAGTCTCCTTTTTTTCTACAGGGCGTTGACTTTCTTAATGAGTCTTCAATCATTCTATAATTCATTTTTGACAAATGCAGGGGCATTGGAAAATTTGCAAAGCTTCTTGAATGAACTTCTAGAGCAAAAAGAATTGCCCCAAGGACTAAAAGAGATTGTTTTTCAGGATACTATCCATTTAGAAAATGTTTCATTTTCCTACAAGGAATTGCCGGTACTCAAAAACATTGACCTTTCTATACACAAGAACCAAACAGTTGCTTTTGTAGGAGAAAGCGGAAGTGGTAAAACTACCTTGGTCAATTTGATTTGTGGATTGATTGCTCCTACGGAAGGAGAATTAAAAATTGATGGAATCCCAATCCCAAAAATCAATCTTTCAAGTTATCAATATAAGATCGGGTACATTACCCAAGAACCGGTAATTTTTTCGGATACAGTATATAATAATGTCACATTTTGGGCAGTAAAAACACCTGAAAATTTGGAGAAGTTTTGGAGTGTATTGAAAAACGCAAGCATTTCCGATTTCGTCAAAGAGCTTCCTGAAGGAGAGGATTCACAATTGGGATCAAATGGGATTTTAGTAAGTGGCGGGCAAAAGCAACGGATCTCAATTGCCAGAGAATTATATAAGGATATTGATATATTGATAATGGATGAGGCTACATCTGCATTAGATTCTGATACAGAAAAAATCATTCAGGATAATATAGAAATGCTGAAAGGGAAATTAACAATTCTTATTGTAGCACATAGACTGGCAACGATAAAAAATGCGGATAAGATTGTTTTGATTTCCAAAGGGGAATTAAAAGCCATAGCTGATTTTGAGAATCTAGTCAAGCAATCATCTCTGTTTAAAAAAATGGTTGAACTTCAGGAATTTTGA
- a CDS encoding methyltransferase domain-containing protein, which translates to MIKKILNKIKQKLSFRNSGYYWDERYKKGGNSGPGSYDHLAEFKAEVINDFVKNNQVNTVIEFGCGDGNQLKYFEFHHYTGFDVSTEAIKNIKETFKNDSSKEFYHLSEYANQKSDLTLSLDVIFHLVEDKTFEDYMIRLFSSAKRYVIIYSSDSDVQYPIQSIHVKHRKFSDWVNNQKIPFKLIKRINNKYPYDGSNETSYSDFFVFERI; encoded by the coding sequence ATGATCAAAAAAATACTTAATAAAATCAAGCAGAAATTAAGCTTTAGAAACTCCGGCTATTATTGGGACGAGAGATACAAAAAAGGAGGAAACTCAGGCCCGGGTTCTTATGACCATCTCGCAGAGTTCAAAGCTGAAGTAATCAATGACTTTGTGAAAAACAACCAAGTTAATACAGTTATAGAGTTTGGCTGTGGGGATGGTAATCAGTTGAAATATTTTGAATTTCATCACTATACTGGTTTTGATGTTTCTACCGAGGCCATCAAGAATATCAAAGAAACATTTAAAAATGATTCTTCAAAGGAATTTTATCATTTGAGTGAGTATGCCAACCAAAAATCTGATTTGACACTTTCATTGGATGTGATCTTTCATCTGGTTGAGGACAAGACCTTTGAGGATTATATGATAAGGCTATTTTCAAGTGCGAAGAGATATGTGATTATTTATTCTTCGGACTCGGATGTACAGTATCCTATTCAGTCCATCCATGTAAAACACCGAAAATTTTCAGATTGGGTCAATAATCAAAAAATACCTTTCAAGTTAATAAAGCGCATCAATAATAAATATCCTTATGATGGCTCCAATGAAACCTCCTATTCGGATTTTTTTGTTTTTGAAAGAATATGA
- a CDS encoding MBOAT family O-acyltransferase, which translates to MLFNSYEFLVFFPVVFLLYWFVFQRNLKAQNAFILLASYVFYGWWDWRFLGLIAFSSLVDYICGLKIGAEEDTFKRKVYLGISLGVNLGLLGFFKYFNFFIDSTVQMINTMGFQANPYSLQLILPVGISFYTFQTMSYTIDIYRRQMVPTKDAVAFFAYVSFFPQLVAGPIERAANLLPQFFKKKVFDYSLAMDGMRQILWGLFMKVVIADNCAVFVNQAFNNPESQPASNLLIGALFFSFQIYGDFGGYSNIAIGTGKLLGFNLMQNFAFPYFSRDIAEFWRRWHISLSTWFRDYVYIPLGGSKGSKYQSLRNIFIIFLVSGFWHGANWTFIIWGGIHAVLFIPLYLFGKNRVNIGIVAQNKALPNFYELGQMGVTFSLVTIGWIFFRSPDLNSAIGYIQGLFDISIFQKLQMDIRVYLFMILVLIFMLIEWGGRREEFAIQKMAFHKPVLIRYGLYYGLVMAVFLFARKDQEFIYFQF; encoded by the coding sequence ATGCTTTTTAACTCTTACGAATTCCTTGTCTTTTTCCCGGTAGTTTTCCTATTATACTGGTTTGTATTTCAGAGAAATCTGAAAGCACAAAATGCCTTTATTTTGCTCGCAAGCTATGTGTTCTATGGTTGGTGGGATTGGCGGTTTTTGGGTTTGATTGCTTTTAGTTCTTTGGTGGATTATATCTGTGGGCTGAAAATTGGAGCTGAAGAGGATACTTTCAAAAGGAAAGTTTACTTGGGCATTAGCTTGGGGGTGAATCTTGGCTTGTTGGGTTTCTTTAAGTATTTCAACTTTTTTATAGACTCCACAGTGCAGATGATCAACACCATGGGTTTTCAGGCCAATCCTTATTCCCTGCAATTGATTCTTCCTGTGGGTATCAGTTTTTATACTTTTCAGACGATGAGCTATACCATTGATATTTACAGAAGGCAAATGGTGCCGACCAAAGATGCGGTGGCCTTTTTTGCATATGTCAGTTTCTTCCCGCAATTGGTGGCCGGGCCGATAGAAAGGGCAGCTAATCTTTTGCCCCAATTCTTCAAAAAGAAAGTATTCGATTACAGCCTGGCCATGGATGGCATGCGGCAGATTCTTTGGGGGTTGTTTATGAAGGTGGTGATTGCGGACAATTGTGCGGTATTTGTCAATCAGGCATTCAATAATCCGGAAAGCCAACCTGCTTCAAATTTGCTGATAGGGGCGTTGTTTTTCAGTTTTCAGATTTATGGGGATTTTGGAGGCTATTCCAATATCGCTATTGGAACGGGGAAACTGCTAGGATTCAATCTGATGCAAAACTTTGCTTTCCCCTATTTCTCCAGAGATATTGCTGAATTTTGGAGACGCTGGCATATTTCATTGTCCACCTGGTTTAGAGATTATGTCTATATCCCTTTGGGTGGGTCTAAGGGAAGCAAATACCAAAGCCTCAGGAATATCTTTATCATCTTCTTGGTTTCAGGTTTCTGGCATGGGGCCAATTGGACTTTTATCATTTGGGGCGGAATCCATGCGGTTTTGTTTATTCCGCTTTACTTGTTTGGAAAGAATAGAGTCAATATTGGCATTGTAGCACAAAACAAAGCCTTACCAAACTTCTACGAATTGGGTCAAATGGGGGTAACTTTTTCATTGGTCACCATAGGTTGGATATTCTTTAGATCTCCTGACCTTAATTCGGCTATAGGTTATATTCAAGGTTTATTTGACATAAGCATTTTCCAAAAGCTCCAAATGGATATCCGGGTATATCTCTTTATGATCTTGGTCTTGATCTTTATGCTAATTGAATGGGGTGGAAGAAGGGAGGAGTTTGCGATACAGAAGATGGCTTTCCATAAACCTGTACTAATCAGGTATGGCTTGTACTATGGTTTGGTGATGGCAGTATTTTTATTTGCCAGAAAAGATCAGGAGTTTATTTATTTTCAGTTTTAA
- a CDS encoding class I SAM-dependent methyltransferase yields MSSIKKYIKNISPVFLMDIYRSLRPRKKLEIDGLSTKEVFSKIYKENYWVYGKSVSGTGSDIDQTNVIISELEKLFQEYEIKSILDAPCGDFNWMNQVKLEGIDYLGIDIVEELIQSNNFTYKNCSGLDFKTGNIIIDELPKVDLIFCRDCLVHFSFADIKKALDNFKRSGSKYLLTTSFIKHPTAKDIQTGFWRPVNLNKLPFFFPSPLRTINEKCTEGGGKHKDKSLILIRLEDI; encoded by the coding sequence ATGTCAAGCATTAAGAAATATATCAAAAATATCTCTCCGGTTTTTTTGATGGATATCTATCGATCTTTAAGGCCAAGAAAAAAGCTGGAAATAGATGGATTGTCTACTAAGGAAGTTTTTTCAAAGATTTATAAGGAAAATTATTGGGTGTATGGAAAAAGTGTTTCAGGAACAGGTTCTGATATCGATCAGACCAACGTCATCATCAGCGAATTGGAAAAATTATTTCAAGAGTATGAAATAAAATCTATTTTAGATGCTCCCTGTGGGGATTTCAACTGGATGAATCAGGTGAAATTGGAAGGTATCGACTATTTGGGAATCGACATCGTGGAAGAGTTGATTCAATCAAATAATTTTACTTATAAAAATTGCTCAGGCCTGGATTTCAAAACAGGAAATATCATTATCGATGAGTTACCCAAAGTAGATTTGATATTTTGTAGGGACTGTCTTGTACATTTCTCTTTTGCTGATATTAAGAAAGCATTAGACAATTTTAAAAGATCAGGCTCCAAATATCTCCTGACTACAAGTTTTATAAAACATCCAACAGCCAAAGATATCCAAACCGGTTTTTGGCGTCCAGTCAACCTAAATAAGTTACCCTTTTTTTTCCCTTCTCCTCTAAGGACAATCAATGAAAAATGTACAGAAGGTGGCGGAAAACATAAGGATAAGAGTTTGATATTGATTAGATTAGAGGATATATAA
- a CDS encoding DegT/DnrJ/EryC1/StrS family aminotransferase: protein MIPVTKPFLPPREEYDRYLDGIWERNWLTNNGPLVNELELRLKEHLGLDHLLFVSNGTIAIQLAIKALGLKGEIITTPFSYVATTTSIIWEGCSPVFVDILPDKFTINPDLIEAAITPNTSAILATHVYGIPCEVEKIQKIAEKHGLKVIYDGAHAFGVQVKGKSIFEYGDISTCSFHATKIFHSIEGGGVFTKDPELLKRMVHLRNFGHDGFEKFNGIGINAKNSEFHAGMGLAVLTHLDRILTIKKEQVRFYKELFKGLKVSFPHTNDVEKYNYAYFPILFPDVTILKKSMKALEDNGIGSRRYFYPGLNNLDYTQGDCPISDNVSERVLCLPLYHSLTKEEQRMIARILLRAQNN from the coding sequence TTGATCCCCGTAACAAAACCCTTTCTGCCCCCACGTGAGGAATATGACCGCTATCTGGATGGAATCTGGGAGCGCAATTGGCTGACCAATAATGGTCCCCTGGTCAATGAACTGGAACTTAGACTTAAGGAACACCTTGGTCTAGACCATTTACTATTTGTCTCAAATGGTACTATAGCAATTCAGTTGGCTATCAAAGCTTTGGGACTGAAAGGTGAAATCATTACCACCCCTTTTTCTTATGTGGCCACTACCACCAGTATCATTTGGGAAGGATGTAGCCCTGTGTTTGTGGATATTCTACCTGATAAATTCACAATTAACCCGGATTTGATTGAGGCGGCGATCACTCCAAATACTTCTGCGATTTTGGCAACGCATGTCTATGGCATTCCCTGCGAAGTGGAAAAGATCCAAAAGATTGCGGAAAAACATGGACTAAAAGTCATCTATGATGGGGCGCATGCATTTGGAGTGCAAGTAAAAGGCAAGTCTATCTTCGAATACGGAGATATCTCTACCTGTAGCTTCCATGCCACCAAGATTTTTCATTCCATAGAAGGAGGAGGAGTATTTACCAAAGATCCTGAACTCCTCAAACGCATGGTTCATCTTAGAAACTTTGGACATGATGGATTCGAGAAATTCAATGGAATAGGTATCAATGCCAAAAACTCTGAATTCCATGCTGGTATGGGTTTGGCCGTCCTCACACATCTAGATAGAATTTTAACCATTAAAAAAGAGCAAGTTAGATTTTATAAAGAATTGTTTAAAGGTTTGAAAGTTAGTTTTCCTCACACAAATGATGTCGAAAAATATAACTATGCCTATTTCCCAATTCTATTTCCGGATGTCACTATTCTTAAAAAAAGCATGAAAGCCTTAGAGGATAATGGGATAGGAAGCAGAAGGTATTTTTATCCTGGACTGAACAACCTTGATTATACCCAAGGAGATTGTCCTATATCAGACAATGTTTCAGAGAGGGTGCTTTGTTTGCCTTTATATCATAGTTTGACTAAAGAGGAGCAAAGAATGATAGCGAGAATTTTATTGAGGGCTCAAAATAATTGA